From Rana temporaria chromosome 7, aRanTem1.1, whole genome shotgun sequence, the proteins below share one genomic window:
- the LOC120945152 gene encoding probable peptidyl-tRNA hydrolase 2, whose amino-acid sequence MEAHEEAVSEAPQDTMEVNPEYLKQLRDLDIPEEEAKKALILTGNISAEEAAMFYFESLENHNLYADEDEMFYKMVFVVNMELPMGVGKVAAQVGHAAIGLYQLLLKDSKTKEMADKWDVFGAKKVVLQGASAAHLMQLQALAISLDLPTYLVQDAGRTQIAAGSHTVLGIMGEEENVNKVSGKLKLLN is encoded by the exons ATGGAGGCTCACGAAGAGGCTGTGTCTGAGGCTCCCCAGGACACAATGGAGGTCAATCCAGAATATCTGAAGCAGCTGAGAGATCTGGATATTCCAGAAGAAGAGGCGAAGAAG GCTCTTATTCTGACCGGGAACATCTCTGCTGAGGAGGCGGCCATGTTTTACTTTGAAAGCTTAGAAAACCACAATCTG tatgcAGATGAAGATGAAATGTTTTACAAAATGGTCTTTGTGGTGAACATGGAGCTCCCTATGGGGGTTGGGAAG GTTGCAGCACAGGTTGGGCATGCAGCAATCGGCTTATATCAACTTCTCTTAAAGGATTCTAAGACCAAGGAGATGGCTGATAAATGGGATGTGTTTGG GGCTAAGAAGGTTGTCCTTCAAGGTGCAAGTGCAGCTCACCTAATGCAGCTACAGGCTCTGGCAATAAGTTTGGATCTTCCAACTTACCTGGTGCAGGATGCTGGTAGGACTCAG ATTGCAGCTGGTTCACACACCGTCCTCGGCATCATGGGCGAAGAAGAGAATGTGAATAAAGTATCTGGAAAATTGAAATTACTGAACTGA